AGTGCACTCAGCCGTCGGGCAGACCCACCCTGACATCGAGGTGCTCGTGGTGGCGGATGGCGTCGAGGACCCTGGCACCCTAGACATTCTTCGCCAGATTGTCACTCTCGACGGAGTGGCTGTTCTGCATCAGTGCAACGGTGGTGTGTCTTCGGCTCGGAACGAAGGAATTCGACATGCCACTGGCGAGTTCTTGATTTTCCTTGACGCAGACGATCTGCTCGCGCCCGACTTCGCATCGCTTGGATCACAGTGGCTTGCAGAGCACCCACAAGTACGCGTCTTCGGCGGGGAGACAATCATGTTCGGGGACCTTGAGGGGCCGTATGGTCCCCGGTTCAATCTAGGGCAGCTCTTCAACCAGAGCCTTCTTCAGGTAGGCCAGATGGTGCGGCGGGCAGATGCAGAGGCGGTGGGGGGATTCGATGAAAATCTTCGCCGTTATGAAGACCAAGACTTCTTCCTGAAAATCCTTGCCCTGTCGGATGATCCACATCGGGCTGTCCATCAGATTGCCCGCCCCCTCTACTATTATCGCAAGC
This sequence is a window from Micrococcus porci. Protein-coding genes within it:
- a CDS encoding glycosyltransferase family 2 protein — protein: MSTVSIIIPCYKEGALLLAAVHSAVGQTHPDIEVLVVADGVEDPGTLDILRQIVTLDGVAVLHQCNGGVSSARNEGIRHATGEFLIFLDADDLLAPDFASLGSQWLAEHPQVRVFGGETIMFGDLEGPYGPRFNLGQLFNQSLLQVGQMVRRADAEAVGGFDENLRRYEDQDFFLKILALSDDPHRAVHQIARPLYYYRKHAASETAGGDDDLEIRSQARVFRNNVALFERHAEDFVSWRIMKMSYLDHLRHRYGWVERRLSRIGRLRHRMASVAGRIGTPGRTGTGNG